From Paracoccus suum, the proteins below share one genomic window:
- a CDS encoding invasion associated locus B family protein: MTSPILRTVLAAALASAAMAGGVAAQESSNVIGTSGDWTAFQGDKPKECWAVSPPKKTVNTRDGKPVEVERGDIRLYIAYRPGQAGEVSFGGGYPFASGSTVSVVVGDNTFKLFTEGESAWTGSPDDDAKVIAALRAGADAVVTGKSGRGTTTVDTFSLKGITDATNKAKAACAG; encoded by the coding sequence ATGACTTCCCCCATTCTCCGCACGGTCCTCGCCGCTGCGCTCGCCTCGGCCGCCATGGCGGGGGGCGTTGCGGCGCAGGAATCCTCGAATGTGATTGGGACTTCGGGTGACTGGACCGCGTTTCAGGGCGACAAGCCCAAAGAATGCTGGGCCGTCTCGCCGCCGAAAAAGACCGTCAACACGCGCGACGGCAAACCCGTCGAGGTCGAGCGCGGCGACATCCGTCTCTATATCGCGTACCGTCCCGGCCAGGCCGGCGAGGTCAGCTTTGGCGGGGGCTACCCGTTCGCCTCGGGCTCGACCGTCAGCGTCGTGGTGGGCGACAATACCTTCAAGCTGTTCACCGAGGGCGAGAGCGCCTGGACCGGATCCCCGGATGACGACGCCAAGGTGATTGCCGCCCTGCGCGCGGGCGCCGATGCCGTCGTGACGGGCAAGTCCGGCCGCGGCACGACGACGGTCGACACCTTTTCGCTGAAGGGCATCACCGACGCGACCAACAAGGCCAAGGCAGCCTGCGCCGGCTGA
- a CDS encoding asparaginase: MSAAELIELWRGDLREGVHRGHAVIADRNGIVEAWGDPAAIIFPRSSCKMIQALPLIESGAADAANLGTEQLALTCASHNGAAMHVGRVGTWLEGLGLGEADLRCGSHMPRDPDEARRLTCSEEAPCQLHNNCSGKHAGFLTLNRHLGAGSEYVEMDHPIQQAIRQATAEVCASEIAGWGIDGCSAPNFAVPLQGLAHAMASFATPDSDARGAAMTRLTQAMVTHPELVAGEGRACTNLMRAMGGRVAVKTGAEAVFIAILPEMGLGIALKIEDGGTRAAEAAITALLVHLGALEAEHPVVSELLTGPQRNWRGRETGGLRLSPGFPI, encoded by the coding sequence ATGTCCGCAGCGGAATTGATCGAATTGTGGCGTGGCGATCTGCGCGAGGGGGTGCATCGCGGCCATGCGGTGATTGCCGATCGCAATGGTATCGTGGAAGCCTGGGGCGATCCGGCAGCGATTATCTTTCCGCGCTCGTCCTGCAAGATGATCCAGGCGCTGCCGCTGATTGAAAGCGGTGCGGCCGATGCTGCAAATCTTGGCACCGAGCAATTGGCGTTGACCTGCGCCAGCCATAATGGCGCAGCGATGCATGTCGGCCGGGTTGGCACCTGGCTGGAGGGGCTGGGGCTGGGCGAGGCAGACCTGCGCTGCGGCAGCCATATGCCGCGCGATCCGGACGAGGCGCGCCGGCTGACCTGCTCGGAGGAGGCACCCTGCCAGTTGCATAACAACTGCTCTGGCAAGCACGCGGGTTTTCTGACGCTGAATCGTCATCTCGGAGCCGGCAGCGAATATGTCGAGATGGACCATCCGATCCAGCAAGCTATCCGGCAGGCCACCGCCGAGGTTTGCGCTTCCGAGATCGCGGGCTGGGGGATCGACGGCTGCTCGGCCCCCAATTTCGCGGTGCCGCTGCAGGGCCTCGCCCATGCCATGGCCAGCTTCGCGACCCCCGACTCCGACGCGCGCGGCGCGGCCATGACGCGGCTGACTCAGGCGATGGTGACCCACCCGGAACTGGTCGCGGGCGAGGGTCGTGCCTGCACCAACCTGATGCGCGCCATGGGCGGGCGGGTCGCGGTCAAGACCGGGGCCGAGGCTGTGTTCATCGCGATCCTGCCTGAAATGGGTCTGGGGATCGCGCTGAAGATCGAGGATGGGGGCACCCGCGCCGCAGAGGCGGCGATTACCGCCCTGCTGGTACATCTTGGGGCGCTGGAGGCCGAGCATCCCGTGGTTTCGGAATTGCTGACCGGTCCGCAGCGCAACTGGCGCGGCCGCGAGACGGGCGGGCTGCGCCTGTCGCCCGGTTTTCCGATCTGA
- a CDS encoding serine hydrolase domain-containing protein, translating to MKRLLALTTCATLTATPTLAEKPYRHAEEKIGTVEQIYDGDLLPDDAVATFRNIDRLFPTRTVPASDKPFPLEPSALKLGPLDLTIKDIEYDLDDVIALNSVTGLLVLKDGKVVTEIYQRGNGPDTRWMSMSLAKSITSTLIGAAIRDGAIKGEDALVTDYVPALKGSAYDGVTVGQILTMTSGVKWDETYTDPASDRRHLLAAQIAQEPGGLMKVMAALPRASEPGTAHTYSTGETQVAGEIVIGATGKPLADYLAEKIWQPYGMEADAKWWLDSPDGHEIGGSGLSATLRDFARFGQFFLDGGKAGGASVLPDGWTERAGLPITLKGGATEEYGMMWWPAWTDQSKAHKAYAAVGIQGQNIYIDPAEHVVIALIAAQPQPLNMEPVDPMAFFDAIVNAIGKE from the coding sequence ATGAAACGCCTCCTCGCGCTGACCACCTGCGCCACGCTGACCGCCACACCGACGCTGGCCGAAAAGCCCTACCGCCATGCCGAGGAGAAGATCGGCACGGTCGAGCAGATCTATGACGGCGATCTGCTGCCCGACGACGCTGTCGCAACCTTTCGCAACATCGACCGGCTGTTTCCGACCCGCACCGTTCCAGCCTCGGACAAGCCTTTTCCGCTCGAGCCTTCCGCGCTGAAGCTCGGACCGCTGGACCTTACCATCAAGGACATCGAGTACGACCTCGACGACGTGATCGCGCTGAACAGCGTCACGGGCCTGCTGGTCCTCAAGGACGGCAAGGTCGTGACTGAGATCTATCAGCGTGGGAATGGCCCGGACACGCGCTGGATGTCGATGTCGCTGGCGAAATCCATCACCTCGACGCTGATCGGCGCGGCGATCCGCGATGGCGCGATCAAGGGCGAGGATGCCTTGGTGACCGACTACGTCCCGGCGCTGAAGGGCAGCGCCTATGACGGCGTCACGGTCGGGCAGATCCTGACCATGACCTCGGGCGTCAAGTGGGACGAGACCTATACCGATCCGGCGTCCGACCGCCGCCACCTGCTGGCCGCGCAGATCGCGCAGGAGCCGGGCGGTCTGATGAAGGTCATGGCCGCCCTGCCCCGCGCGTCCGAGCCGGGGACGGCCCACACCTATTCCACCGGCGAAACCCAAGTCGCGGGCGAGATCGTGATCGGCGCGACCGGCAAGCCGCTGGCCGACTATCTGGCCGAAAAGATCTGGCAGCCTTACGGCATGGAAGCTGACGCGAAATGGTGGCTCGATAGCCCGGACGGGCACGAGATCGGCGGCAGCGGCCTCTCTGCCACGTTGCGCGATTTCGCCCGTTTCGGGCAGTTCTTCCTCGACGGAGGAAAGGCCGGCGGCGCCTCCGTCCTGCCCGACGGCTGGACCGAGCGCGCCGGCCTGCCCATCACCCTGAAAGGCGGCGCGACCGAAGAATACGGCATGATGTGGTGGCCCGCCTGGACCGACCAGTCCAAGGCCCACAAGGCCTATGCCGCGGTCGGAATCCAGGGCCAGAACATCTATATCGACCCCGCCGAGCACGTGGTGATTGCCCTGATCGCCGCCCAGCCTCAGCCCCTCAACATGGAGCCGGTCGATCCGATGGCATTTTTCGATGCCATCGTGAACGCCATCGGCAAGGAGTGA
- a CDS encoding Rieske (2Fe-2S) protein, which translates to MSWRDWPRAPAAGTILCPLAAVAPTASLDLDGFPVLLVQGAGGLAGYVNACPHQYLPLDFHGPNVLSEDGARLICSAHQACFDARDGALICGPADDGLEALPLALIDGMVVIGPD; encoded by the coding sequence ATGAGTTGGCGTGACTGGCCTCGCGCGCCCGCGGCGGGAACCATCCTCTGCCCGCTGGCCGCGGTTGCGCCCACGGCCAGCCTCGATCTGGACGGCTTCCCGGTGCTGCTGGTGCAAGGGGCGGGCGGCCTTGCGGGCTATGTGAACGCCTGCCCCCACCAATACCTGCCGTTGGATTTTCACGGCCCCAACGTGCTGTCCGAGGACGGCGCGCGCCTTATCTGTAGCGCCCATCAGGCATGCTTCGACGCGCGCGATGGCGCCCTGATCTGCGGGCCGGCCGACGACGGACTGGAGGCGCTGCCCCTGGCGCTGATCGACGGCATGGTCGTCATCGGCCCCGATTAA
- the hppD gene encoding 4-hydroxyphenylpyruvate dioxygenase has protein sequence MGPFPHDAPKATISEINPAGTDGFEFVEFAHPEPEKLDALFRAMGFVPVARHKRMAVTLYRQGGINYLLNAEPGSHASRFIADHGPCAPAMGWRVVDAAHALRRAVDLGAIEYTGPSKVLDAPAVIGIGGSLLYFIEKYDDAGSAWGDDYDWLGEADPRPEGAGFYYIDHLTHNVVRGNMDTWYKFYHDTFNFREIRYFDIKGKQTGLFSRALTSPDGKIRIPINESADDKSQIAEYLREYNGEGIQHIAVATNDIYASTDLIAAQGVEFMPAPPATYYEMSHRRVKDHTEPMDRMMRNGILIDGEGVVGGGVTRILLQVFSKTVIGPIFFEFIQRKGDDGFGEGNFRALFESIEEDQVRRGVLATDAPAA, from the coding sequence ATGGGACCGTTTCCGCACGACGCACCGAAAGCCACGATCAGCGAGATCAATCCCGCTGGCACAGATGGCTTTGAATTTGTCGAATTCGCCCACCCCGAACCGGAAAAGCTGGATGCCCTCTTTCGCGCCATGGGTTTCGTGCCGGTGGCGCGTCACAAGCGCATGGCCGTCACCCTGTATCGCCAGGGCGGGATCAACTACCTGCTGAACGCCGAGCCGGGCAGCCACGCCAGCCGCTTCATCGCCGACCACGGCCCCTGCGCCCCCGCGATGGGTTGGCGCGTCGTCGATGCCGCCCATGCCCTGCGGCGTGCTGTCGATCTGGGCGCCATCGAATACACCGGCCCCAGCAAGGTGCTGGATGCGCCGGCAGTAATCGGCATCGGCGGCAGCTTGCTCTATTTCATCGAGAAATATGACGACGCCGGCAGCGCCTGGGGCGATGATTACGACTGGCTGGGCGAGGCTGATCCCCGGCCCGAGGGTGCTGGGTTCTATTACATCGACCACCTGACGCACAACGTCGTGCGCGGCAACATGGACACCTGGTACAAGTTCTACCACGACACGTTCAACTTCCGCGAAATTCGCTACTTCGACATCAAGGGCAAGCAGACCGGCCTGTTCTCCCGGGCGCTGACTTCTCCCGACGGCAAGATCCGCATCCCGATCAACGAAAGCGCGGACGACAAAAGCCAGATCGCGGAGTACCTGCGTGAATACAACGGCGAGGGCATCCAGCACATCGCGGTGGCGACGAACGACATCTATGCCTCGACCGACCTCATCGCGGCCCAGGGGGTCGAGTTCATGCCCGCCCCGCCCGCGACCTATTACGAAATGTCGCACCGCCGCGTGAAAGACCACACCGAGCCGATGGACCGGATGATGCGCAATGGCATCCTGATCGACGGCGAGGGCGTGGTGGGCGGCGGGGTCACCCGCATCCTGCTTCAGGTGTTCAGCAAGACCGTCATCGGGCCGATCTTCTTCGAGTTCATCCAGCGCAAGGGCGACGATGGCTTTGGCGAGGGCAACTTTCGTGCCCTGTTCGAATCCATCGAAGAGGACCAGGTGCGCCGCGGCGTGCTCGCGACCGACGCGCCCGCGGCGTAA
- a CDS encoding Lrp/AsnC family transcriptional regulator, with translation MSEITLDSYDRAILSALQRDGALTNAQLSELVHLSPSQCSRRRLALERAGAITGYHARLAPRALGFGIRAFTRVNLRSHGKQSDGDFATFVGSLPQVRGAHSVSGDADYVLELVVEDVDALAAFIHQHLLPHPQIAQVRSEIVLKSVKDAGGVPL, from the coding sequence ATGAGCGAGATCACCCTCGACAGCTATGATCGTGCAATTCTGTCCGCATTGCAGCGGGACGGCGCGTTGACGAACGCCCAATTGTCCGAGCTGGTGCATCTGTCCCCCTCGCAATGCTCGCGCCGGCGTCTGGCGCTGGAACGGGCGGGGGCGATCACAGGCTATCACGCCCGGCTCGCCCCGCGCGCGCTGGGCTTTGGCATCCGCGCCTTTACCCGCGTCAATCTGCGCAGCCATGGCAAGCAGAGCGACGGCGACTTCGCCACCTTTGTCGGCAGCCTGCCGCAGGTGCGCGGCGCACATTCGGTGTCGGGCGATGCGGATTACGTGCTGGAACTCGTGGTCGAGGATGTCGACGCACTCGCCGCCTTTATTCACCAGCACTTGCTGCCGCATCCGCAGATCGCCCAGGTCCGCAGCGAGATCGTGCTGAAGTCGGTCAAGGACGCGGGCGGGGTGCCGCTTTAG